One window of the Trypanosoma brucei gambiense DAL972 chromosome 3, complete sequence genome contains the following:
- a CDS encoding cytosine-specific DNA methylase, putative — MCSVAPLASHGTGCPVAACIVRCKRHLSAVVCRLRKLKRLRSGRNVTTFNANFYEAVAEERRYGAFTDGEHFDDCTLHLRRWMLRRVTCAPTFATSVTGSVETNEVLTMWTKLSGGGVVWNILQKEQQCYAVHFIGELSSDFVKELFNCTVDEYRSGSHNGVVLCIVQQLRVYSEACCRPEDFPPPLYELRAAALRTQVLHQCGSAGAFPTSTKLGKRSENGSDCFTFSELFAGIGMFRVGLERIGGKCVFAVECAPHARSVYHANHHLPRRSSCGNEALPATRRPVPLVGDITTVPSHYFPHHDVLTAGFPCQSFAKAGSATGLRDTKGQLFYEVVRVIQSTKPKAFLLENVENVLHVGGEDGGEANASEESQHHLKFILDALRSPSPDSNEALTYVVVYRVIDGALVTPQRRRRAYFVGIRADLPRANARDVGAVLDDAVRQLRAYRDMHPEAPRCVRDILDSTGDTSEMGEFNQSLVSLRLTESQWAAVQRSVTFRRSPSWRVSDLNGLARTLMGSYRTSYQLYSEFVPLPDGGPPFRFYSIRECARLQGIPDWFSFNVVCYPLSPEKCNGRSGPSHGSDKGCERCVPVGAVYKLIGNAVNPIVVEYLGRALLSRILK; from the coding sequence ATGTGCTCTGTTGCACCGTTAGCTTCACACGGTACGGGATGTCCTGTCGCCGCTTGTATCGTGCGCTGCAAAAGACACCTTTCAGCTGTCGTGTGCCGCTTACGGAAGCTCAAAAGGTTGCGAAGTGGCCGCAACGTAACAACTTTCAACGCCAACTTTTACGAAGCGGTGGCTGAAGAGCGGCGCTACGGAGCATTTACGGATGGTGAACACTTTGACGACTGCACACTGCACCTGCGGCGGTGGATGTTGCGTCGTGTGACGTGTGCACCGACTTTCGCTACCTCTGTTACGGGTAGTGTAGAAACGAATGAAGTGCTAACAATGTGGACAAAGTTGAGTGGTGGTGGAGTTGTGTGGAATATTTTGCAAAAAGAGCAGCAGTGTTACGCAGTGCACTTCATAGGAGAGCTCTCATCTGATTTTGTTAAGGAGTTATTTAATTGTACCGTTGACGAATATCGCTCTGGTAGCCACAAcggtgttgtgttgtgtattGTGCAGCAGTTGCGTGTGTACTCTGAAGCATGTTGTAGACCGGAGGATTTCCCACCACCTCTTTACGAGCTACGCGCTGCTGCCTTACGGACACAAGTTCTCCATCAGTGTGGCAGTGCCGGCGCGTTTCCCACTTCTACAAAGTTGGGGAAACGGTCTGAGAATGGGTCGGACTGCTTTACGTTCTCGGAGTTGTTCGCTGGCATCGGTATGTTTCGTGTTGGGCTCGAGCGAATTGGTGGGAAGTGTGTCTTTGCGGTTGAGTGCGCACCTCACGCACGTAGTGTGTATCACGCTAACCACCATTTGCCAAGGCGTAGTAGTTGTGGAAATGAGGCATTACCAGCTACTCGTCGCCCTGTTCCACTCGTCGGCGATATCACCACTGTCCCTTCGCACTACTTCCCACACCACGATGTGTTAACAGCTGGTTTTCCGTGCCAAAGTTTCGCCAAAGCAGGATCTGCCACTGGTCTGCGCGATACAAAAGGGCAACTTTTTTATGAGGTCGTGCGAGTGATACAAAGCACCAAGCCAAAGGCGTTCCTACTGGAAAACGTAGAAAATGTACTACATGTTGGGGGTGAAGATGGAGGCGAGGCCAACGCAAGCGAGGAATCGCAACATCACTTGAAGTTTATACTTGACGCGTTGCGGTCACCTTCGCCGGACAGTAATGAAGCGCTTACTTACGTCGTCGTGTATCGGGTTATTGATGGTGCTCTTGTGACCCCGCAGAGACGAAGACGTGCCTATTTTGTAGGAATCAGAGCTGATTTACCACGTGCAAACGCGAGGGATGTTGGTGCTGTGCTTGACGATGCTGTGCGACAGCTACGAGCATACAGAGATATGCATCCGGAAGCACCACGTTGCGTGAGGGATATCCTTGATTCCACGGGTGACACGAGCGAGATGGGGGAGTTCAATCAGTCTTTAGTATCGCTGCGTCTGACGGAGTCACAGTGGGCAGCAGTTCAGCGCAGTGTAACTTTCCGCCGATCCCCTTCGTGGCGCGTGTCTGATCTCAACGGGCTGGCACGGACTCTCATGGGAAGCTACCGCACCAGCTATCAACTCTACTCGGAGTTTGTTCCTCTGCCTGACGGTGGGCCGCCCTTTCGCTTTTACTCAATTCGTGAATGTGCCCGACTTCAGGGCATTCCCGACTGGTTCTCCTTTAATGTTGTCTGTTATCCACTGTCTCCGGAGAAGTGCAACGGTAGGAGCGGTCCCTCTCATGGAAGTGATAAGGGCTGTGAAAGGTGTGTACCTGTGGGGGCGGTATACAAACTAATTGGAAATGCAGTGAATCCCATTGTTGTTGAGTACTTGGGTCGTGCACTTTTAAGTCGTATCCTTAAGTAG
- a CDS encoding ribosomal protein S25, putative, translated as MPPKKGGKDTKQAPKKGKMENLNKGAKKAAKKWSKGRTREALQNAVMFDKETMDKLMKEVPKYKVITPSIISDRLKISVALAGKGLQHLCRQGLIRLVSCSSKFRVYTRAATA; from the coding sequence ATGCCACcaaagaagggagggaaggacaCCAAGCAGGCGCCCAAGAAGGGCAAGATGGAGAACCTCAACAAGGGTGCCAAGAAGGCTGCAAAGAAGTGGTCTAAGGGCCGTACCCGTGAGGCACTTCAGAACGCCGTCATGTTCGACAAGGAAACGATGGACAAACTCATGAAGGAAGTACCGAAGTACAAGGTTATCACACCATCCATCATCAGTGACCGTCTGAAGATCTCCGTGGCTCTTGCCGGGAAGGGGCTCCAGCACTTGTGCAGACAGGGGCTCATTCGGTTGGTTTCATGCAGCAGCAAGTTTCGCGTTTACACGCGCGCTGCTACCGCATAA